The DNA segment ATGGTAGTCCTGAAAGATAAAGCCTAAATGGTTCATGCGAAACTGGGCGATTTTCTTATCCTTCATTTTAGTCGTTTCCTGGCCCTCGATGTTAATCGTGCCGCGGCTGGCCTTGTCAATGGAGGAAAGAACATTAAGAAGGGTTGTTTTTCCGGAACCGGAGGCGCCCATGATTCCGATGAATTCGCCCTTTTGAATCGTCAAATCAATCCCCTTTAACACTTCCTGCTTGTTGAACTTATTGCCATAAAATTTATGAACCTTGACTGCTTCGAGAATATTCATGTAATTCGTCACTCCTTTTCCTATTGACTCAAGTATATAAGAAGGGGAGAGTCCGTCTCCTGCTATTTGGCGAACAAATAAGAAAAGCATGTGACATTTTTGTCACACACTTATGACGGACTCAAATTCATTTCGTTTCGGGAAGAGAAGGGTGAAGGTCGTACCTTCTCCAACCGTTGATTCAACACTGATTTTGATATGCAAGGCTATGGCAGCCTGCTTCGTTAAATAAAGGCCCATCCCGCTTGAGGAACGGTCATCATGCGCGGTTGTTGACGTGAATCCCTTATCAAAGATGCGGGATAAGTCCTTTGAGTCAATGCCTCGTCCATGGTCGGTGATTTGCACATACGTATGATAGTCATCCTTATAGCTTTTCAGAAGAATATCATCGTGCTCGCTGTATTTCACGGCATTCGTTAATAGCTGCCGGATGATGAAGGCGGTCCATTTCCCATCCGTCAATACGGTATCTGCCTCAAGCTCCAATTCAAAGCCGATTCCTTTTTGCAGGCACCAGGATTGCAGCATTTTGATTTCCTGCACAATCAAAGGCTTCAGTGATACCTTCTCGATCAAGAGGTCATTATGCATGAAGGGCATCCGCTTTTGATGGAGCTGTGTATCAAGTAAAAGGTGAATTCTCAGCCATTCATACATGAGCTGAGCCTTCATTTCCTCATCCTCCGTCCGGTCGATGATCAATTTCATCGCCGTGAGCGGGGTCTTCACCTCATGAATCCATGCCAGTAAATCATCCTTCTCATACTCGAGCATGGCCGTGTTTTCGTATGCCTCATCCCGAAGGGCATTCGTTTGCCGAAGGAGAGCCTCCAGGGCAATTCGCTCAAATGGGCTCGAAGGAGAAGGGAGGAGCTCGGTATCCAAGTCAGATGTCCACTCATCCAGCTCCTGATAGAATTTCGTTTCTTTCCTATATCTGAAGCAAAGAAAGATGACAAAGAGAATCATTGATAAAAAGACGGCATACAGAACAGGCATGAACGGAATCGAATGGTCCAGCCAGGAAACCAGAAGAATCAGACCCTGTATCAAAACCATCATCAAAATCCAGCTTATTCTCTCTTTCACGAATCTCCCGATCATGTGGCCGGCTCCTCTTCTTTCGCGATATAGCCTTGGCCGACCTTCGTCTCAATCATGTGTCCTAGGCCAATACTCTCAAGCTTTTTGCGGAGACGGTTCACGTTAACGGTGAGCGTGTTATCACTGACAAAGCGCTCATCCTCCCATAAAGCGCGGATCAAGGAATCTCGGGTGACAATCTTGTCTTTATGCTCGATCAATTGCTTGAGTATAAAGCACTCGTTCTTCGTCAGCTCAATCTCTGTTTCTTCCTTGCTGATTGTATTTCGCTCAAAATCAATGAGCGCTCCGCACCATGTCTTAAGAGCGGATGCTTCCGCATTATAATTATAGGTCCGCCTGAGAATCGCCTGAATCTTCGCCAGCAGCACATCGAAATGAAACGGCTTTTGCACGAAATCATCGGCCCCTAGCTGCATCGACATGACCATATCGGTCGGATGATCACGCGAGGACAGGAAAATAATCGGTACATTCGAATGATTGCGAATCATCCGGCACCAATGGAACCCATCATATTTAGGAAGCTGGATATCAATGATGACTAAATCAGGCTTGGCATTCGTGAACTCAGCCAGCACATTGGAAAAATCCGCAATTCCACACACATCATAGGACCAATTCGAAAGCCGGTCCTGTAATTCCTGGAACAGCGTTTTGTCATCTTCAATGACTAGAATTTTAAACAAAGGTATCACCACATTCTTATCTATATCTTTACTTAAAGCGTACCATAAAAGATTTGAAAGAGGAACGGCAGGCTAGAGGGGGGTCTTCGATTATAAGCGAAGACCAGAATAAAAATGATGGAGGGCTTTATGATTGCAAACAAGTCCCTGAATTTGCTTAAGCTAGGACTTCAGGAAGTATCAAGTATACTATGGGAAAAAGTTTAAACAGCAACCATAATGAGAGTTAAAATTATTTAGATTATTCAATTAATTTATGGTAATCTAAGAGAATCATAATCAAAAAACAGAGACTAAAGGAAGATTATCTATGAACAAGAAATCACCGAATCCACAGATTCTATTATTTGCCGCAATTACCGCGACCATCATGACCATATCGGATTCGATGATGGAATGGGAGAAAAAAATACATGCGGGAATTTTTGCTTTTTTAACAGCCATAGTGGCAGCGAAAATCGCTCAGTTGATCATTAAGGATGAACCATCAGAAGACTAGATTTTCCTCAATCTTGAGCTTTTACCATTTAAGGCAGATCAAAAGAGTCTACTCATCTCTTCAGAACATCTGCTCAAGTCTCCGAAACTCCAACATATAGAAGGCACTCCGAATAAAGGGAAGTGATATTGCTGAAATATGATCTCTTCGTCATCAGTAATCTTATAACCTCTTCTTTTACAGCCATCAAAGTACCGCTTACACCAATTAAATGAATCATCGGATAATCGAAAAATCCGTATAGACAATTTGGTCAGAATGAAAATCCAATAGCTGAATATAATCATTTTTAGCTTATTGGTCTAGTATGGAGTACTTAGCATAAGAATCTAGTCGATTACAGCCATAGGTAAGCTATGAACGGTTAGGAGAGATGCAAGATGAGTACTATTATTCTTGATTTTCAAGAAATCAACCGCACGAAGGCTTCGCTCATCGGCGGTAAGGGGGCAAGATTAGCTGCTTTACGGCAAATGAATGAATGGAATGTTCCTGATGGTTTTTGTGTGACAACAGTGGCCTACGACATGGCATTTAAAGAGTATAAACAATTTCATGAATTATTGAATCAGCTCACAGGGATTGAAATGAACCGCCTCGATGAGATCCGTGAAATCAGCGCTGCGATTCGCCAGCTCATTATGGATATTCCGATACCTGCTGAGATTAGAGATAAAGTGACTCAAACACTCTCCCGTTTTGGTGCGGAACACGCCTATGCCGTGCGTTCTAGCGCGACAGCAGAGGACTTGCCGCATGCCTCTTTTGCCGGTCAGCAGGACACTTTTTTAAATGTCATCGGTGTCCCTTCCATATTGCGTCATATCAGCAAATGCTGGGCTTCTTTATATACAGAGCGCGCTGTCATTTACCGGATGCAAAATGGTTTTAGCCATCAGGATGTATCGATAGCTGTTATCGTTCAGCGGATGGTTTTTCCTGAAGCCTCAGGAATTCTGTTCACGGCTGATCCTATAACCTCCAATCGTAAGGTCCTGTCCATTAATGCCAGCTATGGATTGGGAGAAGCGCTCGTTTCAGGTGTGGTTACGCCTGATTGTTACCGAGTTAAGGGAGATGACATTATCGAGAAGATGATTGCGGCTAAAGAGATGGCTGTTCTGAATGTGAAAGATGGAGGAACCAGGCAAGAGCCCATTGAGCAAGCTTTGCAACGTGTACAAACGCTCACTGACGCGCAAATTTTGCAATTGGCGCGCATTGGCAGACAAATCGAGGAGTATTTTAACTGCCCTCAGGATATCGAGTGGTGTTTGGCAGGTGATACCTTTCATATAGTACAAAGCCGTCTGATTACAACCCTATACCCTATTCCGGAAGCGACCGATCAAGAAAACCATGTATACGTATCTGTTGGCCATCAGCAAATGATGACGGCTCCGATGAAGCCGCTGGGCCTATCCTTTTATCTGTTAACGACGCCAGCACCGATGCGCACTGCAGGCGGGAGGCTGTTTGTGGATGTGAGCCAGCAGCTAGCTTCACCTGCCGGCAGAGATTTATTGCTCCATACGTTAGGAAAGTCAGACCCGCTCATAAAAGATGCCCTCATGACCATTATCAAGCGGGAGGATTTCATTAAAAAGCCGCCTCAGGAGAGTCAGCCGATAGCCGCGGCTCAAAAAAGGCCCGCGTCACTTGCACAATCAGCGCCCGAACCGAATATTTCCGTTGTGTCAGATTTAATCAGAAGCAGCAAAGCATCGATCGAACAGGTAAAGAAGCAAATTCAAACAAAATCAGGTATGGATTTAATTGAATTTATTGAAGAAGATCTGAAGGAATTTAAAAAGGAGCTTTTTAATCCTGTCAGCATGGGAGTGATTAACGCTGCCATGTCCGCTGCAGCTTGGATTAATGAACAGATGAATAAATGGTTGGGTGAAGTGAATGCCGCAGATACTCTTTCTCAATCCGTTCCAAATAATATAACCTCCAAAATGGGTCTTGAATTATTAGATGTTGCTGATGTGATTCGTCCCTTTCCGGAGGTGATCGCTTACCTGCAGCAGGTGAAGGATGACCGCTTTTTAGATGAGCTGGTTTCACTGGAGGGCGTTGAAAAATGCAGGGAAGCCATTTATGGCTTTCTCGAAAAATATGGAATGCGCTGCAGCGGGGAGATTGATATTACGAAAGAAAGGTGGATTGAAAGACCGAGTATGCTAGTGCCGCTTATTCTTAGTAACCTGAAAAATGCCGCCTTAAATGCCGGCCAATCGAAATTTGAGCAAGGGCGCCAGGAGGCACTGAAAAAAGAACAGGAAATCATAAAACGGCTGAAAACATTGCCTGACGGGGAGCAAAAGGCGCGAGAAACGAAGCAAAAGATCGACCTCCTCCGCCATACAATCGGCTACCGAGAATACCCTAAATACCACATGGTGAACCGTTATTTCGTTTATAAACAGGCTTTGCTAAAAGAAGCGGAACGGCTCAAACAAGCAAACGTCCTTCAGCGGAAAGATGATTTATACTATCTCACCTTTGATGAGCTTCGAGAAGTCATCCGTACGAAAAGACTTGATAACGATATCATTGATAGACGAAAGGAAGAGTACCGCTTATTTGAAAAGCTCACACCCCCGCGAGTCATCACGTCAGATGGAGAAATAGTGACGGGTACTTATAATCGGGAAAGCATCCCGGACGGAGCTTTAGCAGGGCTGCCTGTTTCCACTGGAATGATTGAAGGGAGGGCGCGCATCATCTTAAATATGGAAAAGGCAGATTTAGAAGCAGGCGACATACTCGTAACGGCATATACGGATCCGAGCTGGACGCCATTGTTTGTAACCATAAAGGGACTGGTCACTGAAGTGGGGGGACTAATGACCCATGGAGCGGTGATTGCACGCGAATACGGATTACCGGCGGTTGTTGGCGTGGAAAAGGCAACAACGCTCATTAAAGACGGTCAGCAAATTAGAGTGGATGGAACAAATGGGTTTATTGAAATTCTATAGGGGCAAGGATTGGCCGGTTTTCATGAGGTGAAAGCCGGCTTTTAAAATAGCTGTTTCCTAAAGTTCGTTGCTTTATAATAGGCTGTTTTCGTAAAGATTGCTGCTTTTGAATATAAAGGGACGCTGCTATCCTTCTTACGGTACTATTGAGTGGGGAGCACCTTCTTGAAGAAAAGGGGCAGGTAGCTTAAGAAGGTGTTTTTATCAGCATTGGAGAATATGTTAAATGCCTTGTTAAACGCAGTAACTGGAGGATATCAATATGAACCAAAAAGAATTAGATTCGATAATTAAACAGCCACCAAATATAAGATATGAGTATTTTATTAAAAAGGTCGCTGATTATGAGGAAGTCTGGGGTTTATATGACGATGGTTGGGCGACAGCACAGGATGATGATGGAAATATGTTATTCCTTTCTTTCCTAGAAAAGAATTTGCAGAATACTGTGCCGTTAATGAGTGGAATAACTTCAAAGCTGAACCAATTGACTTAAATGAGTTTATTGAGAACTGGCTTGTTGGTATGAGGAAAGATAGAGTTAAACCATCCATTTTCCCAATCAATGAAGACTCAGTAATGGTGGAGATCGATGTGATATTAAGAGATTTAAATAGTGAGTTAGAGAATTATTAAGTAAGGTTTGCGTTTCAA comes from the Pradoshia eiseniae genome and includes:
- a CDS encoding response regulator transcription factor, giving the protein MFKILVIEDDKTLFQELQDRLSNWSYDVCGIADFSNVLAEFTNAKPDLVIIDIQLPKYDGFHWCRMIRNHSNVPIIFLSSRDHPTDMVMSMQLGADDFVQKPFHFDVLLAKIQAILRRTYNYNAEASALKTWCGALIDFERNTISKEETEIELTKNECFILKQLIEHKDKIVTRDSLIRALWEDERFVSDNTLTVNVNRLRKKLESIGLGHMIETKVGQGYIAKEEEPAT
- a CDS encoding sensor histidine kinase; translated protein: MIGRFVKERISWILMMVLIQGLILLVSWLDHSIPFMPVLYAVFLSMILFVIFLCFRYRKETKFYQELDEWTSDLDTELLPSPSSPFERIALEALLRQTNALRDEAYENTAMLEYEKDDLLAWIHEVKTPLTAMKLIIDRTEDEEMKAQLMYEWLRIHLLLDTQLHQKRMPFMHNDLLIEKVSLKPLIVQEIKMLQSWCLQKGIGFELELEADTVLTDGKWTAFIIRQLLTNAVKYSEHDDILLKSYKDDYHTYVQITDHGRGIDSKDLSRIFDKGFTSTTAHDDRSSSGMGLYLTKQAAIALHIKISVESTVGEGTTFTLLFPKRNEFESVISV
- the ppsA gene encoding phosphoenolpyruvate synthase — translated: MSTIILDFQEINRTKASLIGGKGARLAALRQMNEWNVPDGFCVTTVAYDMAFKEYKQFHELLNQLTGIEMNRLDEIREISAAIRQLIMDIPIPAEIRDKVTQTLSRFGAEHAYAVRSSATAEDLPHASFAGQQDTFLNVIGVPSILRHISKCWASLYTERAVIYRMQNGFSHQDVSIAVIVQRMVFPEASGILFTADPITSNRKVLSINASYGLGEALVSGVVTPDCYRVKGDDIIEKMIAAKEMAVLNVKDGGTRQEPIEQALQRVQTLTDAQILQLARIGRQIEEYFNCPQDIEWCLAGDTFHIVQSRLITTLYPIPEATDQENHVYVSVGHQQMMTAPMKPLGLSFYLLTTPAPMRTAGGRLFVDVSQQLASPAGRDLLLHTLGKSDPLIKDALMTIIKREDFIKKPPQESQPIAAAQKRPASLAQSAPEPNISVVSDLIRSSKASIEQVKKQIQTKSGMDLIEFIEEDLKEFKKELFNPVSMGVINAAMSAAAWINEQMNKWLGEVNAADTLSQSVPNNITSKMGLELLDVADVIRPFPEVIAYLQQVKDDRFLDELVSLEGVEKCREAIYGFLEKYGMRCSGEIDITKERWIERPSMLVPLILSNLKNAALNAGQSKFEQGRQEALKKEQEIIKRLKTLPDGEQKARETKQKIDLLRHTIGYREYPKYHMVNRYFVYKQALLKEAERLKQANVLQRKDDLYYLTFDELREVIRTKRLDNDIIDRRKEEYRLFEKLTPPRVITSDGEIVTGTYNRESIPDGALAGLPVSTGMIEGRARIILNMEKADLEAGDILVTAYTDPSWTPLFVTIKGLVTEVGGLMTHGAVIAREYGLPAVVGVEKATTLIKDGQQIRVDGTNGFIEIL